A window of the Lactuca sativa cultivar Salinas chromosome 7, Lsat_Salinas_v11, whole genome shotgun sequence genome harbors these coding sequences:
- the LOC111893916 gene encoding uncharacterized protein LOC111893916 produces MSLKLNEKFWCMYFPTTLEGNASMWFKTLQPGSISNFAQLKYLFLTNFMQLHKYKGDSHSIIDYKQREGESVREYFTRFTNTTLDVLGHEKGLIAGAFTWGLLPGPLSQKLMGNKPLTRAELKERVERYLRQEDGEAAKQAYLNAMTTTKHHQSSHTDFRGGGRHYSQARRPPARFRPFARDDKRGHRPEVYTVSRKQQPAKSPKSRYCEYHKSKTHDTVNCSVLKKEMEEKQLKGDLVEVARSLRAKFDVENAKGPSREGVQPREIFMIRNKRSREEQRGERTTVKPSARVLTFSIQDPRPDGWRGDKPLIIQASIRDVTIHRVYSVTGSLADIIYEHCF; encoded by the coding sequence ATGTCACTAAAACTCAACGAGAAGTTCTGGTGCATGTACTTCCCAACAACGCTCGAGGGCAACGCCAGCATGTGGTTCAAAACACTACAGCCAGGCAGTATTTCAAACTTCGCTCAGCTCAAGTATCTTTTCCTCACCAACTTCATGCAGCTACACAAATACAAGGGGGACTCTCACTCCATTATTGACTATAAACAAAGAGAGGGGGAATCTGTACGAGAATACTTCACAAGGTTCACAAACACCACGCTAGATGTACTAGGGCATGAAAAAGGTCTTATAGCCGGAGCCTTCACGTGGGGACTTCTGCCAGGACCTTTGTCTCAAAAACTCATGGGAAATAAGCCCTTAACACGAGCCGAGTTGAAGGAAAGAGTAGAACGATATCTACGACAGGAGGACGGTGAAGCGGCTAAGCAAGCTTACTTGAATGCCATGACGACCACCAAGCATCACCAGTCTAGTCATACGGACTTCCGAGGAGGTGGAAGACATTATAGTCAGGCAAGAAGACCGCCAGCGCGTTTTCGACCATTCGCCAGAGACGACAAACGGGGTCATCGCCCGGAAGTGTACACAGTGTCTAGGAAACAACAACCAGCCAAGTCACCCAAGAGCCGGTACTGTGAATACCACAAAAGTAAGACGCATGATACGGTTAACTGTTCGGTGCTAAAAAAGGAGATGGAGGAGAAACAACTCAAAGGAGATCTGGTGGAGGTGGCACGAAGTCTGCGCGCCAAGTTTGACGTCGAGAATGCCAAGGGCCCATCCCGTGAGGGGGTTCAGCCCAGGGAGATATTCATGATACGCAACAAGAGAAGCAGGGAGGAACAAAGGGGAGAACGGACGACCGTTAAACCTTCAGCACGCGTGCTCACGTTCTCCATTCAGGATCCCAGGCCGGATGGTTGGAGAGGCGACAAACCGTTGATAATACAAGCATCTATTAGAGACGTGACTATCCACCGGGTCTATAGCGTCACCGGAAGTTTAGCAGACATCATCTATGAGCACTGTTTCTGA